A genomic region of Acidobacteriota bacterium contains the following coding sequences:
- the radA gene encoding DNA repair protein RadA — protein sequence MKPPKTVFVCQECGAQSQKWLGRCSDCGAWNSLVEERTAPAAEAAASGARYALAATGGGARKYDEVDAMTAERLPSGIDEFDRVLGGGLVPGSLVLIGGEPGIGKSTLLLQAAALFARNVGPVLYASGEESEHQIKSRGDRLGVGGAPLYLLAETCLERILEQVARLRPSLLIVDSIQTVFSLKFQSAPGSIGQVREAATQFLFAAKGQNIPTFLVGHVTKDGALAGPKALEHIVDTVLYFEGERHHSHRVIRAIKNRFGAISELGVFEMTGAGLRPVPNPSALFLAERPANAPGSAVVCCIEGSRPILVEVQALVSTSSYGNARRMANGIDQSRLSLLLAVLEKRAGLNLSADDVFVNVAGGMTVSEPAADLGVLAAVASSLRNRPIRPATAVFGEVGLAGEVRGTPQAMLRAKEAAQMGFGRLVLPESNCHPSDPLAGDQRFELVGVKSVSEALDELIAW from the coding sequence ATGAAACCACCCAAAACCGTCTTCGTCTGCCAGGAGTGCGGCGCGCAGTCGCAGAAGTGGCTGGGGCGCTGCAGCGACTGCGGCGCGTGGAACTCGCTCGTCGAAGAGCGCACCGCGCCGGCGGCCGAAGCCGCGGCCTCCGGCGCCCGCTACGCGCTTGCCGCCACCGGCGGCGGCGCGCGCAAGTACGACGAGGTCGACGCGATGACCGCCGAGCGGCTCCCGAGCGGCATCGACGAGTTCGACCGCGTGCTCGGCGGCGGCCTCGTCCCCGGCTCCCTCGTCCTCATCGGCGGCGAGCCCGGCATCGGCAAGTCCACCCTCCTGCTCCAGGCGGCCGCCCTCTTCGCGCGCAACGTCGGTCCGGTGCTCTACGCGTCGGGCGAGGAGTCGGAGCACCAGATCAAATCGCGCGGCGATCGGCTGGGTGTCGGCGGCGCGCCGCTGTACCTCCTGGCGGAAACGTGCCTCGAGCGCATCCTCGAACAAGTCGCGCGTCTCCGCCCATCGCTCCTCATCGTCGATTCCATCCAGACGGTGTTCTCCCTCAAGTTCCAGTCGGCGCCCGGCAGCATCGGGCAGGTGCGCGAGGCGGCCACGCAGTTCCTGTTCGCCGCGAAGGGGCAGAACATCCCGACCTTTCTTGTCGGCCACGTGACGAAGGACGGCGCGCTCGCCGGCCCCAAGGCGCTCGAGCACATCGTGGACACCGTCCTCTATTTCGAAGGGGAGCGCCACCACTCGCACCGCGTCATCCGCGCCATCAAGAACCGCTTCGGCGCGATCAGCGAGCTCGGGGTGTTCGAGATGACCGGCGCGGGCCTGCGCCCCGTCCCGAACCCCTCGGCGCTGTTCCTGGCCGAGCGCCCCGCCAACGCCCCCGGCTCCGCCGTCGTGTGCTGCATCGAAGGCTCGCGGCCGATCCTCGTCGAGGTGCAGGCGCTCGTCAGCACCAGCAGCTATGGCAACGCCCGGCGCATGGCGAACGGCATCGATCAGAGCCGGCTGTCGCTGCTCCTCGCCGTCCTCGAGAAGCGCGCGGGCCTCAACCTGTCGGCCGACGACGTGTTCGTCAACGTGGCGGGCGGGATGACCGTCAGCGAGCCGGCCGCGGACCTCGGCGTGCTGGCCGCCGTCGCCTCCAGCCTGCGCAATCGGCCGATCCGCCCGGCGACCGCCGTCTTCGGGGAGGTGGGACTGGCCGGCGAGGTGCGCGGCACGCCGCAGGCGATGCTGCGGGCCAAGGAGGCTGCCCAGATGGGGTTCGGCCGGCTGGTTCTGCCCGAGAGCAACTGCCACCCGTCCGACCCGCTTGCCGGGGACCAGCGCTTTGAGCTGGTCGGCGTGAAATCTGTATCGGAAGCGCTCGACGAGCTGATTGCATGGTAA
- a CDS encoding PIN domain nuclease, with amino-acid sequence MAVAYAAALLHPLNAPMPANVAFGAALAVIVVAAEWAMRQVSITNLLGALLGGAIGLGIAKTIGAAMYWADHADPRVRFLDSFVLLVLPYWGLILGGRRGEWLHPSRLIGLFREAAPQKRYKILDTSVIIDGRIADICEAGFLDGTIVIPQFVLKELQLIADSADSLKRNRGRRGLDILQKIQKMAGLDVMISDADFPEVREVDLKLIELGRTTQGKIVTNDFNLNKVAQLRGVAVLNINELANALKPVVLPGEFMKVFILKEGKEYNQGVAYLDDGTMVVVDNARKMISKTIDIVVTSVLQTTAGKMIFGRYIEAVPPSQTPGPGQGQPAAGAPVSPASVATAAAPPVGGTPPRPR; translated from the coding sequence ATGGCCGTCGCGTATGCCGCGGCCCTTCTTCATCCGCTCAACGCGCCGATGCCGGCCAACGTGGCGTTCGGCGCCGCTCTCGCGGTGATTGTCGTCGCCGCCGAATGGGCCATGCGGCAGGTGTCGATTACCAACCTGCTCGGCGCCCTCCTCGGCGGCGCGATCGGGCTCGGAATCGCCAAGACGATTGGCGCGGCCATGTACTGGGCCGACCACGCCGATCCGCGCGTGCGGTTCCTCGACAGCTTCGTCCTGCTGGTCTTGCCCTACTGGGGCCTCATCCTCGGCGGCCGCCGGGGAGAGTGGCTGCACCCGAGCCGGCTGATCGGGTTGTTCCGCGAGGCTGCGCCGCAGAAGCGGTACAAGATCCTCGACACCAGCGTCATCATCGACGGCCGCATCGCAGACATCTGCGAGGCCGGCTTCCTCGATGGCACGATCGTCATCCCGCAGTTCGTCCTGAAGGAGCTGCAGCTGATTGCCGACTCCGCCGACTCGCTGAAGCGGAACCGCGGGCGCCGGGGCCTCGACATCCTGCAGAAGATCCAGAAAATGGCCGGGCTCGACGTGATGATCTCGGACGCGGACTTTCCCGAGGTGCGCGAGGTCGACCTGAAGCTGATCGAACTCGGCCGGACGACGCAGGGGAAGATCGTGACCAACGACTTCAACCTGAACAAGGTCGCCCAGCTGCGCGGCGTCGCCGTGCTGAACATCAACGAGCTGGCCAACGCGTTGAAGCCGGTCGTGCTGCCCGGCGAGTTCATGAAGGTGTTCATCCTCAAGGAAGGCAAGGAATACAACCAGGGGGTCGCCTACCTTGACGACGGCACGATGGTCGTCGTGGACAACGCGCGCAAGATGATCAGCAAGACGATCGACATCGTCGTCACCAGCGTGCTGCAGACGACGGCCGGCAAGATGATTTTCGGCCGGTACATCGAAGCGGTGCCCCCCTCGCAGACGCCGGGCCCGGGGCAGGGGCAGCCGGCGGCCGGCGCGCCGGTTTCGCCAGCCTCGGTCGCGACCGCCGCGGCGCCGCCGGTTGGCGGCACGCCGCCGCGCCCGCGTTGA
- a CDS encoding 1-acyl-sn-glycerol-3-phosphate acyltransferase has translation MIPPYHWWRTVFFLIPAISVYTIVLGTVSLASALADAAIGRANPRWRRGRIAHGCARAWSRLILVTTGVRVTLGERAALDPHASYIFASNHQSIYDIPIVFASLPRQLRIIAKASLGHVPFLGWHLKWTGHLLVDRERPGPAVLKKMARLVADGASLIVFPEGTRSRDGVVAPFKGGLFLLAIDAGMPIVPVSIAHSRHVMLKGRLMTCPGGVTLTVHEPIPTAGLQRGDARALAERVREIVVTEAA, from the coding sequence TTGATTCCTCCCTACCACTGGTGGCGGACGGTCTTCTTCCTGATCCCCGCCATCAGCGTCTACACGATCGTGCTCGGCACCGTGTCGCTGGCCTCGGCGCTCGCCGACGCGGCGATCGGGCGTGCGAACCCGCGGTGGCGGCGGGGGCGCATCGCGCACGGCTGCGCGCGCGCGTGGTCGCGGCTGATCCTGGTGACGACGGGCGTGCGCGTGACGCTTGGCGAGCGCGCCGCGCTCGATCCGCACGCGAGCTACATCTTCGCCTCCAATCACCAGAGCATCTACGACATCCCGATCGTGTTCGCCTCGCTGCCGCGACAGCTTCGCATCATCGCGAAGGCGTCGCTCGGTCATGTTCCGTTTCTCGGCTGGCACCTGAAATGGACGGGGCACCTGCTCGTCGATCGCGAGCGGCCGGGACCGGCCGTCCTGAAGAAAATGGCGCGGCTGGTGGCCGACGGCGCATCGCTCATCGTGTTTCCCGAGGGCACGAGGAGCCGTGACGGCGTCGTCGCGCCGTTCAAGGGCGGCCTGTTCCTGCTGGCGATCGACGCGGGGATGCCGATTGTCCCGGTGAGCATCGCGCACAGCCGTCACGTGATGCTGAAGGGGCGGCTCATGACGTGTCCGGGCGGCGTGACGCTCACCGTCCACGAACCGATCCCCACCGCGGGTCTGCAGCGGGGCGACGCCCGTGCCCTGGCCGAGCGCGTGCGGGAGATCGTGGTGACGGAAGCGGCCTGA
- a CDS encoding PAS domain S-box protein, producing MVPRARRSAVPVPASTDASLIDAIVHGSQEAIYVLDPDDDFRLIFVNDATCRHFGRTREELLRLSPADWDPTLTRERVRACWESRTSEPVVLESVHRRADGSLVPVEIFASVLRYQGRDLVLGSIRDITARKRIEQSLRESEERYRDLVEHSEDLICTHDLEGRLLSVNRKAADMLGHPVERLLTMRLIDVIEPESRGALPVYLQRIREHGNASGIMRVITASGERRIWEYRNTLKRDGVAEPIVRGMAHDVTAYRATLAALHESEERLRILVEQAADGIVVVDERGTVVEANTSFARMLGCEPLDVLALHISDWDARYPSPGAASPVGVTLPDVAGTAEVPIRRRDGTTFDAEISHTPTLWAGQRLLFYVCRDITERRRSESERAKLQAQLVQAQKMESVGRLAGGVAHDFNNMLSVILGFTEMALASIDPADHLHAQIQEIRQAAQRSSDLTRQLLTFSRQQTVAPRVLDLNETVSGALKMLRRLIGEDIQLTWSPAGGLWAVNIDPAQVDQLLLNLAVNARDAIGGVGTITIATGNATVDAGRAVPSGLAPGDYVTLTIHDDGGGMTPEVIDHLFEPFFTTKPVGQGTGLGLATAYGIVKQNSGFIDVSSEQGRGATFTIYLPRVNRPSQEGSAQESVTESVTKRPSRDEGRGRTVLLVEDEAAILRLGRAMLEGLGYTVLAAPTPAEGLRIAASHPGTIDLLITDVVMPGMNGLELAGQLAAARPEVRCLFMSGYTADVIGHRGILNEGVRYLQKPFSRLELAAKVRETLGDAT from the coding sequence GTGGTCCCCCGGGCCCGGCGTTCGGCCGTTCCGGTCCCTGCCTCCACGGACGCGTCGCTCATCGACGCGATCGTGCACGGCAGCCAGGAAGCCATCTACGTCCTCGATCCCGACGACGATTTCCGGCTCATTTTCGTCAACGACGCCACGTGCCGGCACTTCGGCCGCACGCGGGAAGAGCTGCTGCGCCTTTCTCCCGCGGACTGGGATCCGACGCTCACGCGCGAGCGCGTCAGGGCGTGCTGGGAGTCGCGCACGAGCGAACCGGTGGTGCTCGAAAGCGTTCACCGGCGCGCGGACGGCAGCCTCGTGCCCGTCGAGATCTTCGCGAGCGTGCTGCGGTACCAGGGCAGGGACCTCGTGCTCGGATCGATCCGGGACATCACCGCGCGCAAGCGCATCGAGCAATCGCTGCGCGAGAGCGAGGAGCGATACCGCGACCTGGTCGAGCACAGCGAAGATCTGATCTGCACGCACGATCTCGAGGGGCGCCTGCTGTCGGTCAACCGGAAGGCCGCGGACATGCTCGGTCACCCCGTGGAACGGCTGCTCACGATGCGGCTGATCGACGTCATCGAGCCTGAGTCGCGCGGCGCCCTCCCCGTGTATTTGCAGCGCATCCGCGAGCACGGGAACGCCAGCGGCATCATGCGCGTGATCACCGCGTCGGGTGAACGGCGGATCTGGGAATACCGGAACACGCTCAAGCGCGACGGTGTCGCCGAACCGATCGTGCGCGGCATGGCGCACGACGTGACGGCGTACCGCGCCACGCTCGCGGCGCTGCACGAAAGCGAGGAGCGTCTCCGGATCCTCGTCGAGCAGGCCGCTGACGGGATCGTCGTCGTGGACGAGCGTGGCACGGTGGTCGAAGCGAACACGAGCTTCGCGCGGATGCTCGGCTGCGAGCCGCTCGATGTCCTCGCGCTGCACATCAGCGACTGGGACGCGCGCTACCCGTCGCCCGGCGCCGCATCGCCGGTTGGGGTGACGTTGCCCGATGTGGCGGGGACGGCTGAAGTGCCGATCCGCCGGCGGGACGGCACGACGTTCGACGCGGAGATCAGTCATACGCCGACCCTCTGGGCCGGCCAGCGGCTGCTGTTCTACGTGTGCCGGGACATCACCGAGCGGCGGCGTTCCGAGTCGGAGCGCGCGAAGCTGCAGGCCCAGCTCGTGCAGGCGCAGAAGATGGAATCGGTCGGGCGGCTGGCGGGAGGCGTCGCGCACGATTTCAACAACATGCTCTCGGTGATCCTCGGGTTCACCGAGATGGCACTCGCCTCGATCGATCCGGCGGATCACCTTCACGCGCAGATACAGGAGATCCGGCAGGCGGCGCAGCGCTCGTCGGACCTGACGCGGCAGCTGCTGACCTTTTCACGGCAGCAGACGGTCGCTCCGCGCGTGCTCGATCTGAACGAGACCGTTTCCGGCGCGCTCAAGATGCTCCGGCGCCTGATTGGCGAGGACATCCAGTTGACGTGGTCGCCGGCCGGGGGGCTGTGGGCCGTCAACATCGATCCGGCGCAGGTGGACCAGCTGCTGCTGAACCTCGCGGTGAACGCGAGAGACGCGATCGGCGGTGTGGGGACGATCACGATCGCCACCGGAAATGCCACCGTCGATGCCGGCCGGGCCGTCCCCTCCGGTCTCGCGCCCGGCGACTACGTGACGCTCACGATCCACGACGACGGGGGCGGCATGACACCCGAGGTGATCGATCACCTCTTCGAGCCGTTCTTCACGACCAAGCCCGTGGGCCAGGGCACCGGGCTGGGACTGGCCACCGCGTACGGCATCGTCAAGCAGAACAGCGGGTTCATCGACGTGTCGAGCGAGCAGGGCCGTGGCGCCACCTTCACCATCTACCTGCCGCGCGTGAACCGGCCGTCGCAGGAGGGATCGGCGCAGGAGAGCGTGACCGAGAGCGTGACGAAGCGGCCGTCGCGTGACGAAGGGCGCGGCCGGACGGTGCTGCTCGTCGAGGATGAGGCCGCGATTCTCCGGCTGGGTCGCGCGATGCTCGAGGGCCTCGGCTACACCGTGCTCGCCGCCCCCACACCCGCCGAGGGGCTGCGCATCGCGGCATCGCACCCGGGCACGATCGACCTGCTCATCACGGACGTCGTGATGCCCGGCATGAACGGGCTGGAGCTGGCCGGGCAACTCGCCGCGGCGCGGCCGGAAGTGCGGTGCCTCTTCATGTCCGGCTACACCGCCGACGTCATCGGGCACCGCGGCATCCTGAACGAAGGCGTGCGGTACTTGCAGAAGCCGTTCTCGCGACTCGAGCTGGCCGCGAAAGTCCGGGAGACGCTCGGCGACGCCACCTGA
- the ispD gene encoding 2-C-methyl-D-erythritol 4-phosphate cytidylyltransferase, with amino-acid sequence MYVVAIIAAAGEGRRFGAAVPKQFARVGGRTLLERSVAAFARCDRVNEIIVAGPAGAGPELMAGLEGCAGGKTLRAVAGGARRQDSVANAFDATPPHADVVVVHDAARALVTEDLISRTIDAAAAEGAAIAAMPSRDTVKRVGRGDLASAIVRETIPRDEIYLAQTPQAFRRAVLADAVRLGRSGADATDEAMLAEQAGHPVRIVESDETNLKVTTQKDLAVAEAIVKAGGPGPKAERVRVGIGYDLHRLVEGRPLILGGVRIPFERGPHGHSDGDAVCHALTDAVLGAVAAGDIGRHFPDTDPRWKDADSVFMLRAAVEIAREAGFTVESADAIVILERPKLAPHVEAIAAKIAEALGTPAARVSIKGKTNEGVDAVGRGEAVAVHALVVLRAEC; translated from the coding sequence ATGTACGTCGTTGCCATCATCGCCGCCGCGGGAGAGGGACGCCGCTTCGGAGCGGCGGTGCCGAAGCAGTTCGCCCGGGTGGGCGGCCGGACGCTGCTCGAGCGCAGCGTGGCCGCGTTTGCGCGCTGCGATCGCGTCAACGAGATTATCGTCGCCGGGCCCGCCGGGGCGGGGCCGGAGTTGATGGCCGGCCTCGAGGGGTGCGCGGGCGGGAAGACGTTGCGCGCCGTGGCCGGAGGCGCCCGGCGCCAGGACTCGGTGGCGAACGCGTTCGATGCGACGCCGCCGCATGCCGACGTCGTGGTGGTGCACGACGCGGCGCGCGCGTTGGTCACCGAGGATCTGATCTCGCGGACGATCGACGCCGCCGCCGCCGAAGGGGCGGCGATTGCGGCGATGCCGTCGCGCGACACGGTGAAGCGCGTCGGGCGCGGCGACCTGGCGAGCGCGATCGTCCGCGAGACGATCCCGCGCGACGAGATCTACCTCGCGCAGACGCCGCAGGCGTTCCGGCGCGCGGTGCTCGCCGATGCCGTCCGCCTCGGGCGGTCCGGCGCGGACGCGACCGACGAGGCGATGCTCGCCGAGCAGGCGGGTCATCCGGTCCGGATCGTCGAGAGCGACGAGACGAATCTCAAGGTGACGACGCAGAAGGACCTCGCGGTGGCGGAGGCCATTGTCAAGGCCGGCGGGCCGGGACCGAAGGCCGAACGAGTCCGTGTGGGGATTGGGTACGACCTGCACCGGCTCGTGGAAGGGCGGCCGCTGATTCTCGGCGGTGTTCGCATCCCCTTCGAGCGCGGGCCCCACGGCCACTCGGACGGCGACGCGGTGTGCCACGCGTTGACCGACGCCGTGTTGGGCGCCGTCGCGGCTGGGGATATCGGGCGGCACTTTCCGGACACCGACCCCCGCTGGAAGGACGCCGACAGCGTCTTCATGCTGCGGGCCGCCGTGGAGATCGCGCGCGAGGCGGGTTTTACCGTCGAGAGCGCGGACGCGATCGTGATCCTGGAGCGGCCGAAGCTCGCGCCGCACGTCGAGGCGATCGCCGCGAAGATCGCGGAGGCGCTGGGCACTCCGGCCGCGCGCGTGAGCATCAAGGGCAAGACGAACGAAGGCGTGGACGCGGTTGGCCGCGGAGAAGCGGTGGCCGTGCACGCCCTTGTGGTGCTGCGTGCTGAGTGCTAG
- a CDS encoding glutamate--tRNA ligase, producing MRVRFAPSPTGHLHVGNARTALFNWLLARGKGGTFILRIEDTDAERSTRESELGIIDDLRWLGLEWDEGPDVQGEHGPYRQSERLHLYASYAKELVATGQAYYCFCSATRLEAERQAALAAGRPPRYSLRCRSIPPGEALARVESGASAVVRFKVPEAGEVAFRDLVRGDVRFNVEVIGDPVLVRSDGRPAYNFAVVVDDALMEVTHVIRGEDHISNTPRQLLLYRALGFKPPLFAHLALVMGPDHTPLSKRHGATSVAEFREKGYLPGALVNYLALIGWSPGENEELLPVRELARRFSLEAVGHSAGVFDEEKLAWVNRHYMKLADPLRIGAEAMRYFQRLGFVRRSSPAALDYLASLLPMAAGSVDRLNEIPARVRFVFDFDATAALGREDVRSVLDEPGARAVIEALAAEVATRGRMLDKDAFRAMAAKVRERTGQKGRALFHPIRVVLTGEPAGPELDLAVPAIERGALLAPDAGLKPILGCRERAEIFASAAREIGANKG from the coding sequence ATGAGAGTCCGTTTCGCCCCGAGTCCCACCGGCCACCTGCACGTCGGCAACGCGCGCACCGCGCTGTTCAACTGGCTGCTCGCGCGCGGCAAGGGGGGCACGTTCATCCTGCGCATCGAGGACACCGACGCGGAGCGATCCACGCGCGAGTCGGAGCTCGGCATCATCGACGACCTCAGGTGGCTGGGCCTCGAATGGGATGAGGGGCCGGACGTGCAGGGGGAGCACGGGCCGTACCGGCAGTCCGAGCGGCTGCACCTCTACGCGTCGTACGCGAAGGAGCTGGTGGCCACCGGCCAGGCGTACTACTGTTTCTGCTCGGCGACGCGGCTCGAGGCCGAGCGGCAGGCCGCGCTCGCCGCCGGCCGGCCGCCCCGCTACTCCCTCCGCTGCCGCTCGATCCCGCCCGGCGAGGCGCTCGCGCGCGTCGAGTCGGGCGCGTCGGCCGTCGTCCGCTTCAAGGTGCCGGAAGCGGGCGAGGTGGCGTTCCGCGACCTCGTGCGCGGCGACGTCCGGTTCAACGTCGAGGTCATTGGCGATCCGGTGCTCGTGCGCTCCGACGGCCGGCCCGCGTATAACTTCGCCGTCGTCGTCGATGATGCGCTGATGGAGGTGACGCACGTGATCCGCGGCGAGGATCACATCTCCAACACGCCGCGGCAGCTGCTGCTGTATCGCGCGCTCGGGTTCAAGCCGCCGCTGTTCGCGCACCTGGCGCTCGTGATGGGGCCGGACCACACGCCGCTCTCCAAACGCCACGGCGCCACGTCGGTGGCCGAGTTCCGCGAGAAGGGCTACCTGCCGGGGGCGCTGGTGAACTACCTGGCGCTCATCGGATGGTCGCCGGGCGAGAACGAGGAGCTGCTGCCCGTGCGCGAGCTGGCGCGGCGGTTTTCACTCGAGGCGGTGGGGCACAGCGCCGGCGTGTTCGACGAGGAGAAGCTCGCCTGGGTCAACCGGCACTACATGAAGCTGGCCGATCCGCTGCGCATCGGCGCCGAGGCGATGCGCTACTTCCAGCGGCTCGGGTTCGTGCGGCGATCGAGTCCCGCGGCGCTCGACTATCTGGCGTCGCTGCTCCCGATGGCGGCCGGGTCTGTCGACCGGCTGAACGAGATCCCGGCGCGCGTGAGGTTCGTGTTCGACTTCGACGCCACCGCCGCGCTCGGCCGCGAAGACGTGCGCAGCGTGCTGGACGAGCCCGGGGCGCGCGCGGTGATCGAGGCGCTTGCCGCCGAAGTCGCGACGCGCGGCCGGATGCTCGACAAGGACGCATTCCGCGCGATGGCCGCGAAGGTCCGCGAGCGCACGGGCCAGAAAGGCAGGGCGCTGTTCCACCCGATCCGCGTGGTCCTCACCGGCGAGCCCGCCGGCCCGGAGCTGGATCTGGCCGTGCCCGCGATCGAACGCGGCGCGCTGCTCGCGCCCGACGCCGGACTGAAGCCGATCCTCGGCTGCCGGGAGCGCGCGGAAATCTTTGCCTCAGCGGCGCGCGAAATCGGGGCGAACAAGGGGTGA